A window of the Flavobacterium sangjuense genome harbors these coding sequences:
- the panC gene encoding pantoate--beta-alanine ligase, giving the protein MLLFNTQNELVSHLNSVSNKETSIGFVPTMGALHEGHLSLLAEALQHNSLVVVSIFVNPTQFNNAEDLAKYPKTLDKDIEKINKISKDVIVFAPSVDDIYEGKTVSQHFNFDGLENQMEGKFRPGHFDGVGTIVKRLFEIVKPTNAYFGEKDFQQLQIVKKMVKKAKLQVNVIGCPIFRESNGLAMSSRNERLSADERKEAAIIYKTISQAKDLFKTKSATAVTEYVVKTFGKQSRFELEYFQIADEATLLPCIRKSKSKKYRAFIAVFVNKIRLIDTISLN; this is encoded by the coding sequence ATGCTCCTTTTTAACACTCAAAACGAATTAGTATCTCATCTTAATTCTGTTTCAAACAAAGAAACTTCTATTGGTTTTGTCCCTACAATGGGTGCGCTTCACGAAGGACATCTTTCATTATTGGCAGAAGCGCTCCAACATAACTCATTGGTTGTCGTAAGTATTTTTGTCAATCCGACACAGTTTAACAATGCTGAGGATTTGGCAAAATATCCTAAAACATTAGACAAAGACATCGAAAAAATAAATAAGATTTCCAAGGATGTTATCGTCTTTGCGCCAAGTGTAGATGATATTTATGAAGGGAAAACGGTTTCACAACATTTCAATTTTGACGGATTAGAAAATCAGATGGAGGGCAAGTTTCGTCCCGGACATTTTGACGGTGTCGGAACTATCGTAAAGCGTCTTTTTGAAATAGTAAAACCTACTAATGCCTACTTTGGCGAAAAAGATTTTCAGCAATTGCAGATTGTCAAAAAAATGGTTAAAAAAGCCAAGCTGCAGGTTAACGTAATTGGTTGCCCAATTTTCAGAGAATCCAATGGTTTGGCCATGAGTTCCCGTAACGAAAGGTTATCAGCTGATGAACGAAAAGAAGCAGCCATCATCTATAAAACTATTTCGCAGGCCAAGGATTTATTCAAAACCAAATCGGCCACAGCAGTAACAGAATATGTTGTAAAAACATTCGGGAAGCAGAGTCGTTTTGAATTAGAATATTTTCAAATTGCCGATGAAGCAACTTTATTGCCTTGTATCAGAAAAAGTAAATCCAAAAAATATCGCGCTTTCATCGCAGTTTTTGTTAACAAAATCAGATTGATTGATACGATTTCATTAAATTAA
- a CDS encoding glycogen/starch synthase, which yields MEDKRILYVSSEVVPYLAENEVSLLSYDVPKMINDQGGQIRIFMPRYGNINERRHQLHEVIRLSGMNLVVNDLDMPLIIKVASIPKERIQVYFIDNDEYFKRKATFSDEDGVLYPDNDERAIFFAKGVVETVKKLNWVPDIIHVHGWLASLLPIYMKHYYKDEALFSETKIVTSVYSQSFDGSLDTEMINKIKFDGVPQDAIQELELPNYENLIKAAVNHSDAVVIASENVSSSLTKFIESSGKPFLPFASKDKMTEAYTNFYKGMLS from the coding sequence ATGGAAGATAAGAGGATATTGTATGTATCATCTGAAGTGGTGCCGTATTTGGCTGAAAATGAGGTTTCTTTACTGTCGTATGATGTTCCCAAAATGATAAATGATCAAGGAGGACAGATTAGAATTTTTATGCCAAGATATGGCAATATTAATGAAAGAAGACATCAATTACACGAGGTAATTCGCTTGTCGGGAATGAATTTAGTAGTTAACGATTTGGATATGCCTTTGATAATCAAAGTAGCCTCTATCCCAAAAGAAAGAATTCAGGTTTATTTTATAGATAATGATGAGTATTTCAAGAGAAAAGCCACTTTTAGTGATGAAGATGGTGTGCTTTATCCTGATAATGATGAAAGAGCAATATTCTTTGCTAAAGGTGTTGTCGAAACCGTTAAGAAATTAAATTGGGTTCCGGATATTATTCATGTTCACGGCTGGTTGGCGAGTTTGTTGCCTATCTACATGAAACATTATTATAAAGACGAAGCCTTGTTTTCTGAAACTAAAATAGTTACTTCGGTATACAGCCAGTCTTTTGATGGAAGTTTAGATACAGAAATGATAAACAAAATAAAGTTTGACGGCGTGCCTCAAGATGCTATTCAGGAATTAGAATTACCTAATTACGAAAACCTTATAAAAGCTGCTGTAAACCACTCAGACGCGGTTGTTATTGCCTCTGAAAATGTGTCGTCAAGTTTAACAAAATTTATAGAATCTTCAGGAAAACCTTTTTTACCTTTCGCCTCGAAAGACAAAATGACCGAAGCATATACCAACTTTTATAAAGGTATGCTTTCTTAA
- a CDS encoding DUF4270 domain-containing protein produces MYKKSILRPILIVGLITIIFASCDKDFNELGTDIVGDDHFGFDVDSTTWTVKAYNQKLGAIASNNLPISPLGFYSNPAFGTTQANYVTQVELSNINPVFNNTDPTLYEDLPVIDSVIMDIPYFKTLDKTNSDGTKDYVLDSIFGAKPYDKDTNLPDSKFKLSVYQSNYFLRDLDPAQSLAEQQLFYTDQNSLIDNNKIPVLLNNAPLTNPPTGSEGTHNADGRENENFYFDKREHKLTTYEEDGVTKKYTRYLPSMRLHLRTDVFYDKILNAPAGQLASLANFKNYFRGIYFKVENGNPGNMAMINFKAGKITIYYKEDQITPDNVTTPDVNEYRKERVSKTFPLNLTGNSISLLQNSNENIDYLNAANSSQEASRLYLKGGEGAMAFIDLFGTTDLKGYVLNENYNESLPISAANPKYNLTGPNGISDEIDDIKFNGWLINEANLTFYVDKAAMSNNFPATNLPVEPNRIFLYDLTNKNILVDYTYDYTSNGSNPKFNKFIHDGIIQTEDVNDGRGDRGKRYRIRITNYVRNLIKNDSTNVRLGLSVTENINSIGLSKLRTPNANFDRAPSMSVLNQLGTVLYGTSPAVPEDKKMRLKIYYTKPN; encoded by the coding sequence ATGTACAAAAAATCAATTTTACGCCCAATTTTAATTGTTGGATTAATAACTATAATTTTCGCCTCTTGCGATAAAGATTTTAATGAATTAGGAACTGACATAGTGGGTGATGACCACTTCGGGTTTGATGTTGACAGTACTACTTGGACCGTTAAAGCATACAATCAAAAACTTGGTGCTATTGCCTCAAATAATTTACCTATAAGCCCTCTTGGATTTTATTCAAATCCTGCTTTCGGAACTACACAAGCCAACTATGTAACTCAGGTAGAATTATCGAATATTAATCCTGTTTTTAACAATACTGATCCAACACTTTATGAAGATCTTCCGGTTATTGATAGTGTGATTATGGATATTCCGTATTTCAAAACCTTAGATAAAACGAATTCTGATGGCACAAAAGATTATGTGTTAGATTCAATTTTTGGAGCAAAACCATATGATAAAGATACCAATCTGCCTGATTCAAAGTTTAAGTTGAGCGTTTATCAATCTAATTATTTTTTAAGAGATTTAGATCCAGCTCAATCTTTAGCAGAGCAACAGTTGTTTTATACCGATCAAAACAGTCTGATTGATAATAATAAAATTCCGGTTTTGTTAAATAATGCCCCTCTCACTAATCCGCCTACTGGTTCAGAAGGGACACACAATGCTGACGGCCGTGAAAACGAGAACTTTTATTTTGACAAAAGAGAGCACAAATTAACAACCTATGAAGAAGATGGAGTTACTAAAAAATACACGCGTTACTTGCCATCAATGAGATTGCATTTGAGAACCGATGTTTTTTATGATAAAATTTTAAATGCACCAGCGGGTCAATTAGCTTCTCTAGCCAATTTTAAAAATTATTTCAGAGGGATTTATTTTAAAGTTGAAAACGGAAATCCTGGTAACATGGCTATGATTAATTTCAAAGCAGGAAAAATTACGATATATTACAAAGAAGATCAAATTACTCCTGATAATGTAACCACGCCAGATGTAAATGAATACAGAAAGGAAAGAGTAAGTAAAACATTCCCGTTAAACCTTACAGGAAATTCTATTAGTTTGTTGCAAAATTCTAATGAAAACATTGATTATCTGAATGCTGCCAATAGCTCACAAGAAGCATCGCGACTATATTTAAAAGGAGGAGAAGGCGCAATGGCTTTTATAGATTTATTTGGCACAACCGATTTGAAAGGATATGTGCTTAATGAAAATTATAACGAAAGTCTTCCAATTAGTGCTGCCAATCCCAAATATAACCTCACAGGACCAAATGGTATTTCAGATGAGATAGATGATATTAAATTTAACGGTTGGTTAATTAACGAAGCAAATCTAACTTTTTACGTAGATAAAGCAGCAATGTCAAACAATTTCCCGGCAACTAATCTGCCTGTTGAACCGAACCGTATTTTTTTATATGACCTGACAAATAAAAATATCTTGGTTGATTATACGTATGATTATACAAGTAACGGAAGTAACCCTAAATTTAATAAATTTATCCACGACGGAATTATTCAAACCGAAGATGTAAACGATGGAAGAGGAGACAGAGGTAAAAGATATAGAATAAGAATAACGAACTATGTTAGGAATTTAATTAAAAATGATTCTACCAATGTTCGTTTGGGATTGTCGGTTACTGAAAACATCAACAGTATTGGTCTTTCTAAACTAAGAACTCCAAATGCCAACTTCGATAGAGCACCGTCAATGTCGGTGTTGAATCAGTTGGGAACTGTTTTATACGGGACAAGCCCTGCAGTTCCGGAGGATAAAAAAATGAGACTAAAAATTTATTATACAAAACCTAATTAA